DNA from Micromonospora nigra:
TGAGCTGGCGGGTGCCGTCCTCCCGGGTGATGGTGCCCACGAGATCGTCGGAGACGCCCTTGAGCTTCGGGTTGCCGTCGGTCAGCGACGGCGGCCAGATCTCCTCGCACTCGCCGGAGCAGTTCGACGCCGGGGGGTCGTTGGTGTCCTTGTCGAACCGGTACAGGATGAACCCGTCCTGGTCGAAGACCGCCCGGCCCATCCGGGGAACGCTCTTGCCGGTGAGGCTCTCGGTGAGTTCGACGTCGGCCGGCGGCGCGTCGTCGGCCTCCACCTCCGGCTCCGCCGTGGTCTCGGGTGTCGGTGCCACGGTCGGCTCGGCCGCGGCGACGGCGACCGGCTCGGCGGCGTCGGGGTTCGCCGCGTCGTAGCCCGCGGGAGCGCAGGCCGTGAGTGCGACCATCGCACTCACGGCGATGACGGTCCGCTTCATCTGTGCCACGTGCCCTCCTCATTCTTGGCAGTTCACCGATTGATACGGAAAGGAGGGCTGTCAAGGTTGAACGTGCGGAGGTGGTCAACTTCACTGAGGACCATTGAACCGGAACGGCGTTCCGCACGTACGCATGGAATGCTTTCTCCGCACGGAACGCGGATACGACGAC
Protein-coding regions in this window:
- a CDS encoding COG4315 family predicted lipoprotein — translated: MAQMKRTVIAVSAMVALTACAPAGYDAANPDAAEPVAVAAAEPTVAPTPETTAEPEVEADDAPPADVELTESLTGKSVPRMGRAVFDQDGFILYRFDKDTNDPPASNCSGECEEIWPPSLTDGNPKLKGVSDDLVGTITREDGTRQLTLDGWPLYRYIGDKKPGQWKGQGVGGTWFVIQPDGRKNLECLPTGTPKPVAPPSKNDSDSDSDYSY